GAGCAAAGCCGAATTCCTTATCCCTGCCCGCGCCGATCTTGCGGCAGCGCGCGAGGAATGGCTGAAATCGCTCAAAGACATGCGCCGTCTGTCGGAGAACACTGTTGAAGCCTATGAGCGCGATACCCGCCAGTTTCTGCAATTTTTGACCGGTCACCTCGGCGAACCGCCTGCGATCAAAGACATCGGCAATCTGCGTGTCGCCGATTTGCGTTCGTATCTGGCCAACCGCCGGAATGACGGTGCCGGTGCTCGCACACTCGGACGCGGACTTGCTGGCATTCGTTCACTGCTACGGCATCTGGAAAAGCTCGGACTGGTCAATGCCGCAGGCGCGAGTGCCATGCGTGCGCCGCGCCAGCCAAAATCGCTGCCAAAGCCGTTAACGGCAGAAGATGCCCGTCGCGTCGTCGCTGCCGATGGCCAGATGGCTGAGGAGCCATGGATCGCAGCGCGCAATGCTGCCGTTCTCACACTGCTTTATGGTTGCGGTCTTCGCATTTCAGAAGCGCTCGGCCTTGCAGGCGATGCGTTAAACGACGCATCTGTGCTGTCGATCACAATCACCGGTAAGGGCGGAAAATCCCGCATGGTCCCGCTGTTGCCAGCCGTGCATCGCGCTGTCGCCCAGTATCGCGCGTTGTGCCCATTCGATCTCTCAGCCGACAAACCTTTGTTCAGAGGTGCCAAGGGCGGAGAACTTCACGCCGCCATCATCCAGCGCGAAATGCAGAAATTACGCGCCGGTCTCGGCCTTCCCGACACTGCTACCCCGCACGCACTTCGCCATTCCTTTGCCACGCATCTGCTTGGCCGCGGCGGTGATCTGCGCACCATTCAGGAACTGCTTGGCCATGCGAGCCTCTCAACAACGCAGGTCTATACCGGCGTCGATACGGCTCGGCTGCTTGATGTTTATGACAAAGCGCATCCTCGCGCTTAATCAGGGGTGCCATCCGACACTAACCATCCTATATTCACTTCATGAAAAAGCTGTTCTTCCTTTTTGCCTGTGCCCTCATCGCCAGTTCAGCCAATGCGCGTGCGCAAAGCACTGACGCCGCCTGCTCCCCGCATGGGGTCAATCTGATTGATGGTCTAGACAAAAAGGACCCCAAGCTCTGGTCCGAGCTTCAGGCAGAAGCGGAAGAAATGCCTAATCATAAGGGTATCTTCTGGAAAATCGAGAAAGACGGCCTCGAACCGTCTTATCTGTTCGGGACCATCCATCTGAGTGATCCGCGCGTAATGGCCCTGCCCGGCGCTGTGACCAAAGCCTATGACGACGCCGACAAGATCGTGGTCGAAGCAACCGACATTGTCGATCAGAAAGCCTTTCTACGGGTTAAAGTTGAACAGCCTGAGCTGATACAGTTCACCGATGGCTCAACGCTGCAATCGCATTTGCCACAGGATCGGCTTGAAGAGATCGACAAAAAGCTGGAAGCGCGCGGCATCATTCTGGGTGCCGTCGGCAAAATGAAGCCGTGGATCATCACCAGCCTGTTGGCCCTGCCCAAATGCGAACGGCAAAGAAAGCTGGAAGGGGCAGACTTCCTCGACGGCTATCTGATTACGGAAGCGCAGGATCAAGGCCGAACCGTCATCGGTCTTGAAAGTGCAGTTGAACAGCTTGAGGCGATGAACCGGCTTCCGCTTGATTTCCATATTCGCAACCTGATTTCTGCCGCCCAATATGGCGACAACATCGAAGACGCCATGGAAACCACGATTGCGCTCTATCTTCAGGGTGACATCGGCATGATTATGCCCGCATTGCGGAAAATCGTGCCCGACAGTCTGTCCAAGGAAGACTACGACCTTTTCCAGAAAGTCTTGCTCACAGACCGCAACCACATCATGGCGCAACGCGTGGCCCCCGTCCTTGCCAATGGTGACGCCTTTATCGCCGTCGGCGCCCTGCATCTGCCCGGCAAGGAAGGACTGGTAGAACTGCTGCGCGCGCAGGGCTATAAGCTCACAGCAATGTAAGCGCATGTCCAGAAGTGGAACCATCCCGGCCTGCTCGCGTTAGACTTTCCAATGGTTGCAACCAACTGGAGGAGAGCTAATGGTTGACCCACTCGATCCACGCAACGATCCACTAAACAATCCGCGTCACGCTGATCCAATGGCCGACCCGGTTGCCAGACCGCCACAACCCAGAGGCAGTAGCGGTATTTTGCTTGCGGTCATCCTGATCGCTGCAATTCTGATCCTGGGCTATTTCTTCTATCGAGGCGGCGGCTCCACAGATACGGCTGCACCGCCACCACCACCCGCGGCACAGGGCGAAACAACAACGCCACCAGCAGCACCGCCTGCAACCCCACCGGCACAGAACTAACCCTATGAAAAAGGCCCGCTTTCGCGGGCCTTTCTGCATCCGGATAAACCCGGAAATTACGTGTGACCACGATTACATGTGAATTGGCTTGGCAAAGGTTGCCAAGGCAGATTCGCGAACCGCTTCCGACATGGTTGGATGCGCGTGGCAGGTGCGTGCAAGATCTTCGGACGAGCCACCGAATTCCATCAGTACGGCCAGCTCATGGATCATTTCACCGGCATTGTAGCCGAGGATATGAGCACCCAGAACGCGATCCGTTGCCTTGTCGGCGAGGATCTTCACAAAGCCGTCCGTGTGCTGCATGGCGCGTGCGCGACCGTTTGCAGTGAACGGGAACTTGCCGATCTTGTATTCCACGCCAGCGGCTTTCAGCTCTTCTTCGGTCTTGCCGACGGAGGCTACTTCCGGCTGCGTGTAAACAACGCTTGGAATGACGTCGAAGTTTACATGTCCTGCCTGACCAGCGATGATTTCAGCAACGGCAATGCCTTCATCTTCGGCCTTATGCGCGAGCATCGGGCCCTGAACCACGTCACCGATGGCATAGATGCCTTCGACATTGGTGCGCCAGTGACCATCGATTGCAACGCGACCGCGATCATCGACATTCACGCCAGCTTCCTGCAGACCAAGACCATCCGTGTATGGACGACGACCCGTCGAAATCAAAACCGCATCGGCATCAATGGTTTCAGCATCGCCACCCTTGACCGGCTCAAAAGTCACTTTCGCGCCCTTTCCAGCCTTTTCAACACCAGTAACCTTTGCGCTCAGCTTGAAGGCAATGCCCTGCTTTTCGAGAAGACGCTGAAACTGCTTGGATACTTCGCCGTCCATCGCACCCAGAACCTTGTCGAGATATTCAACAACGGTCACTTTCGCGCCAAGACGTGCCCAGACGGAACCAAGTTCCAGACCGATCACACCACCGCCAACAACAACCAGATGACCCGGCACCTTGTCGAAAGCAATCGCACCGGTTGACGACACGATGACCTTCTCGTCGATGTCGACCTTAACGCCCGGAATGCCCGCAACATCAGAACCAGTTGCGATGATGATGTTCTTACCTTCGATTTCCTGAACGCTACCGTCTTCAGCAGTCACGGAAACCTTGCCCTTGGCGACGATCTTGCCAGTGCCGATGTAAGGCGTGATCTTGTTCTTCTTGAACAAGAACTCAACGCCAGACGTGTTCGACTTAACGGTCGCGTCCTTGTGAGCCAGCATCTTTTCGAGATTGAGCTTTGGCTTGCTGATTTCAACGCCCAGCGTATCGAAAGAGTGACCGGCTTCTGCAAACACTTCAGACGCATGAAGCAGCGCCTTGGAAGGAATGCAGCCAACATTGAGACAGGTGCCACCAAAGGTCTTGCGCTTTTCTACTACGGCCACTGAAAGGCCAAGCTGTGCGGCCTTGATTGCGGCTACATAACCGCCGGGGCCGGTACCAATGACAACCACATCATAAGACATTGAACTATCCTTCTTCAGTCTGATCCAGAATGACCAGCAATGGCCATTAAACTTTTATAAGATCGGCGATCCGATCATTCTTCTTCAGGCGAGCACGACTTGAAACGGAAGCTTTCAAATTGAAGCGCCTTTTCTGGTTTCGCTGCGCCAAAATCATATCCGTCAAGCGCTGTTGCCAGATCAGGAAACAGAATTGCCTGCGCGGCCGGCTCATCGGCCTTTGGCAGCACATCCGCTTCCGCGCCTTCCTTCAGCGCATAGACAACGCTCTGCCAGAGGCTGCAATCATCGAGGTC
The Ochrobactrum sp. BTU1 DNA segment above includes these coding regions:
- a CDS encoding TraB/GumN family protein, with the protein product MKKLFFLFACALIASSANARAQSTDAACSPHGVNLIDGLDKKDPKLWSELQAEAEEMPNHKGIFWKIEKDGLEPSYLFGTIHLSDPRVMALPGAVTKAYDDADKIVVEATDIVDQKAFLRVKVEQPELIQFTDGSTLQSHLPQDRLEEIDKKLEARGIILGAVGKMKPWIITSLLALPKCERQRKLEGADFLDGYLITEAQDQGRTVIGLESAVEQLEAMNRLPLDFHIRNLISAAQYGDNIEDAMETTIALYLQGDIGMIMPALRKIVPDSLSKEDYDLFQKVLLTDRNHIMAQRVAPVLANGDAFIAVGALHLPGKEGLVELLRAQGYKLTAM
- the lpdA gene encoding dihydrolipoyl dehydrogenase; protein product: MSYDVVVIGTGPGGYVAAIKAAQLGLSVAVVEKRKTFGGTCLNVGCIPSKALLHASEVFAEAGHSFDTLGVEISKPKLNLEKMLAHKDATVKSNTSGVEFLFKKNKITPYIGTGKIVAKGKVSVTAEDGSVQEIEGKNIIIATGSDVAGIPGVKVDIDEKVIVSSTGAIAFDKVPGHLVVVGGGVIGLELGSVWARLGAKVTVVEYLDKVLGAMDGEVSKQFQRLLEKQGIAFKLSAKVTGVEKAGKGAKVTFEPVKGGDAETIDADAVLISTGRRPYTDGLGLQEAGVNVDDRGRVAIDGHWRTNVEGIYAIGDVVQGPMLAHKAEDEGIAVAEIIAGQAGHVNFDVIPSVVYTQPEVASVGKTEEELKAAGVEYKIGKFPFTANGRARAMQHTDGFVKILADKATDRVLGAHILGYNAGEMIHELAVLMEFGGSSEDLARTCHAHPTMSEAVRESALATFAKPIHM
- a CDS encoding tyrosine recombinase XerC — translated: MTSKAEFLIPARADLAAAREEWLKSLKDMRRLSENTVEAYERDTRQFLQFLTGHLGEPPAIKDIGNLRVADLRSYLANRRNDGAGARTLGRGLAGIRSLLRHLEKLGLVNAAGASAMRAPRQPKSLPKPLTAEDARRVVAADGQMAEEPWIAARNAAVLTLLYGCGLRISEALGLAGDALNDASVLSITITGKGGKSRMVPLLPAVHRAVAQYRALCPFDLSADKPLFRGAKGGELHAAIIQREMQKLRAGLGLPDTATPHALRHSFATHLLGRGGDLRTIQELLGHASLSTTQVYTGVDTARLLDVYDKAHPRA